A window of the Dunckerocampus dactyliophorus isolate RoL2022-P2 chromosome 19, RoL_Ddac_1.1, whole genome shotgun sequence genome harbors these coding sequences:
- the LOC129172103 gene encoding ALK and LTK ligand 2-like, protein MRGLHMHVTVGLVLLTYTLITATPTWTPVPGWNTSRGLRTASVLERHQVPWSHRGRTPLVAQRDFHRLKTDKGDQLAAVLLRDLRKMEKYVTHLTGPLYFSPKCREHVHKLHRQRDCRIPAYLKRCARLLTRLASSPQCTEG, encoded by the exons ATGAGGGGACTGCACATGCATGTCACCGTGGGACTGGTCCTTCTCACGTACACGCTCATCACAGCGACCCCGACCTGGACCCCGGTGCCCGGTTGGAACACGAGCCGGGGACTGAGGACAGCGTCGGTGCTGGAGAGACACCAGGTCCCGTGGAGCCACCGGGGGAGGACGCCCCTGGTGGCGCAGAGGGATTTCCACAGATTGAAAACAGACAAGGGGGATCAGCTTGCCG CCGTACTCCTTCGAGATCTCAGAAAGATGGAGAAATACGTGACACATTTAACAG GTCCGCTCTACTTCAGCCCCAAGTGCAGGGAGCATGTGCACAAACTGCACCGGCAGAGAGATTGCAGGATACCTGCAT ATTTAAAGAGATGCGCACGGCTTCTCACGCGGCTCGCCAGCAGCCCCCAATGCACTGAAGGCTAA